One Lentibacillus cibarius DNA window includes the following coding sequences:
- a CDS encoding tetraprenyl-beta-curcumene synthase family protein has protein sequence MGYRVPKTSVTLMMAVYRKVFPAVNNELTFWQKRAKQIPENELRNQALASIESKRFHCLGGAVYALLAGYKWQEAIRFIVAYQTISDYLDNLCDRSTSMDPDDFRQLHKAMTDALSPSKPIRHYYAYRSEKADGEYLADLVRTCQKTMRQLDGYDVIQSYLFELEQLYSDLQVHKHVRMDERIDRLVSWFNANTNASTPLHWYEFSAAAGSTLGIFCLVSYSLNVPMSKKLAEQIVDSYFPYMQGLHILLDYYIDQKEDEMEGDLNFCNYYESHEHMKKRLTYFIRQTDIHVEQIRDRSFHKMVHHGLVGLYLGDPKVKSLSSGMDMTHVLLRESGSAASFFHWNAKMYHWIRKIKARPYIPGHESGRESRED, from the coding sequence TTGGGATATCGTGTTCCGAAAACATCGGTGACCTTAATGATGGCAGTATATAGAAAAGTTTTCCCTGCAGTCAATAACGAATTAACTTTTTGGCAAAAACGTGCTAAGCAAATCCCGGAAAATGAATTGCGGAACCAAGCACTGGCGAGCATCGAATCAAAGCGGTTCCATTGCCTAGGTGGTGCTGTTTATGCTCTTCTCGCCGGCTATAAATGGCAGGAAGCAATCCGATTTATTGTTGCCTATCAGACAATCAGTGATTATTTGGACAATCTGTGTGACAGGAGTACGTCAATGGATCCTGATGACTTTCGGCAGCTGCATAAAGCGATGACCGATGCACTGAGTCCATCCAAACCGATTAGACATTATTATGCGTATCGTAGTGAAAAAGCGGATGGAGAGTATTTAGCAGATCTTGTCCGCACATGTCAAAAAACAATGCGGCAACTGGACGGATATGATGTGATTCAAAGCTACTTGTTTGAGTTAGAACAGCTTTATAGTGATCTACAGGTACATAAACATGTTCGTATGGACGAGCGTATTGACCGGTTAGTAAGCTGGTTTAACGCTAACACGAACGCATCAACTCCGCTTCATTGGTATGAATTCTCGGCAGCTGCCGGTTCGACGTTGGGGATCTTCTGCCTGGTTTCCTATTCACTAAACGTGCCAATGAGCAAAAAATTAGCGGAACAAATTGTCGATAGTTATTTCCCGTACATGCAGGGGTTACATATTTTATTGGATTATTATATCGATCAGAAGGAAGATGAAATGGAAGGTGACCTGAACTTCTGTAATTATTATGAAAGTCATGAACATATGAAAAAACGGTTGACTTATTTTATCAGACAGACCGATATCCATGTAGAGCAGATAAGGGACAGGTCATTTCATAAGATGGTCCACCATGGTCTTGTCGGATTGTATTTAGGCGATCCGAAAGTGAAAAGCTTATCCAGTGGAATGGATATGACTCATGTGTTACTTCGTGAAAGCGGGAGTGCAGCGTCTTTCTTTCACTGGAATGCCAAAATGTATCATTGGATTCGCAAAATAAAGGCCCGGCCTTATATTCCCGGACATGAAAGCGGCCGGGAAAGCCGGGAAGATTGA
- a CDS encoding gamma carbonic anhydrase family protein: MIHHFKQTKPDIHPSVFIAHDADIIGDVTIQEGSSVWFKAVIRGDVAPTKIGKRVNIQDLSLLHQSPDMPLTIEDDVTVGHQVTLHACTVKRNALVGMGSLILDGAEIGEHAFIGAGSLIPPGKKIPPHSLALGRPAKVVRTLTDKDYEEMARVRKSYVDKGQYYKQHTELGQAF, from the coding sequence ATGATACACCATTTCAAACAAACAAAGCCCGACATCCACCCTTCAGTTTTCATTGCACATGATGCTGACATCATCGGGGATGTTACCATTCAGGAAGGGTCCAGCGTGTGGTTCAAAGCCGTTATCCGGGGGGATGTTGCGCCAACTAAGATTGGTAAACGGGTCAATATTCAGGATTTGTCACTTCTGCACCAAAGTCCAGATATGCCTTTAACGATAGAGGATGATGTAACTGTCGGGCACCAAGTCACCCTTCATGCATGTACAGTCAAACGTAATGCCCTCGTCGGCATGGGGTCACTTATTCTCGATGGTGCCGAAATAGGTGAACATGCCTTCATTGGTGCGGGAAGTCTTATTCCGCCGGGCAAAAAAATACCACCCCATTCACTTGCACTGGGTCGGCCGGCAAAAGTTGTCCGCACATTGACAGATAAAGACTATGAAGAAATGGCACGCGTACGGAAGTCTTACGTTGACAAAGGGCAGTACTACAAACAGCATACTGAGCTGGGCCAGGCATTTTAA
- a CDS encoding ABC transporter substrate-binding protein gives MRKRFCTALLGCLLLVFTAACGSGGTSTVKLAEVTRSLFYAPQYVAIEKGFFEEQGIDIKLQTAWGGDKTMTALLSDGADIALVGSETSIYVQARGSKDKVINFAQLTQTDGTFLVAKEPNPNFEWQDLKNTTFLGQRVGGMPQMAGEYVLKKHDINPETDLNLIQNVDFANIPGAFASGDAQYVQLFEPTASTFEKEGKGHIVASFGKESGHVPYTTFMTKESFMTNNEKTVKNFTKAVHKAQKWVQEHSAKEIAKVIQPYFEDTELEILASSVDRYKSQGSFALDPILDKDEWNNLKDIMDEAGELPEDVPYKTLVNTQIAEEVIGD, from the coding sequence ATGAGAAAGCGTTTCTGTACCGCTTTATTAGGTTGTCTCTTGCTTGTTTTTACTGCTGCATGCGGTTCAGGGGGAACGTCAACGGTCAAACTTGCGGAAGTAACACGATCACTTTTTTACGCCCCACAATACGTCGCAATTGAAAAAGGTTTTTTTGAGGAACAAGGTATCGACATCAAGCTCCAGACAGCGTGGGGTGGGGATAAAACGATGACCGCACTGCTATCAGATGGAGCAGATATTGCGCTTGTCGGATCGGAAACATCTATCTACGTGCAGGCACGAGGTTCTAAAGACAAAGTCATTAACTTTGCTCAGTTGACGCAAACGGATGGTACTTTTCTCGTTGCAAAGGAACCAAATCCTAATTTTGAATGGCAAGATCTTAAAAATACTACATTCTTAGGACAGCGTGTAGGCGGTATGCCGCAAATGGCTGGAGAATATGTATTGAAAAAACACGATATTAATCCAGAAACAGACTTGAACCTCATCCAGAATGTTGATTTTGCTAACATACCAGGTGCTTTTGCTTCAGGAGACGCACAGTATGTCCAATTATTTGAGCCAACCGCCAGCACATTTGAAAAAGAAGGTAAGGGACATATTGTTGCCTCGTTCGGTAAGGAATCCGGTCATGTACCATATACAACATTCATGACCAAAGAAAGCTTTATGACGAATAATGAAAAAACCGTAAAAAATTTCACAAAAGCAGTCCATAAAGCCCAAAAATGGGTGCAAGAACACAGTGCAAAAGAAATTGCCAAAGTGATTCAGCCTTATTTCGAGGACACAGAACTGGAAATCCTGGCATCCTCCGTTGACCGCTACAAAAGCCAAGGTTCATTTGCACTGGATCCTATTCTTGACAAAGATGAATGGAACAATCTAAAAGATATTATGGATGAGGCCGGTGAACTACCTGAAGATGTTCCATATAAAACACTTGTTAATACGCAAATTGCTGAGGAAGTAATTGGCGACTAA
- the metK gene encoding methionine adenosyltransferase: MAIKRRLFTSESVTEGHPDKICDQISDAILDEILTKDPNARVACETNVTTGMVLVSGEITTTTYADIPAIVRQTIKDIGYTRAKFGFDAETCAVLTAIDEQSPDIAGGVDNALEARLGKMSDEEIASIGAGDQGLMFGYACDETEELMPLPISLAHKLAKRLADVRSECILDYLRPDGKTQVTVEYDEDGKPVRIDTIVISAQHHQDAVPEQVETDMIEYVIQPVVPAHLLDDETNYIINPTGRFVIGGPQGDAGLTGRKIIVDTYGGYARHGGGAFSGKDSTKVDRSAAYAARYVAKNIVAADLAKTCEVQLAYAIGVAEPVSISINTFNTSAMDEETLVDAIRKTFDLRPAGIIRMLDLRKPIFKNTAAYGHFGRTDVLFPWEKTDKVDELQALVKNR; encoded by the coding sequence ATGGCTATAAAGCGTCGATTATTCACATCTGAATCGGTGACAGAAGGCCATCCGGATAAAATTTGCGATCAGATTTCAGATGCGATACTTGATGAAATACTTACCAAAGATCCCAATGCTCGAGTAGCATGTGAGACAAACGTTACGACAGGAATGGTGCTTGTTTCTGGGGAGATTACAACAACAACCTATGCAGACATTCCAGCGATTGTACGCCAGACCATTAAAGATATAGGTTATACACGCGCCAAATTCGGTTTTGACGCTGAAACCTGCGCCGTGCTTACAGCCATCGATGAACAGTCGCCAGATATTGCCGGTGGCGTTGATAATGCACTGGAAGCACGTCTCGGAAAAATGAGTGATGAGGAAATAGCATCGATTGGTGCCGGCGATCAGGGGCTGATGTTCGGTTATGCTTGTGATGAAACAGAGGAATTGATGCCATTGCCAATTTCGCTCGCCCACAAACTGGCTAAACGGCTGGCAGATGTGCGCAGCGAATGCATATTGGACTATTTGCGTCCTGATGGTAAAACACAGGTAACGGTTGAATACGATGAAGACGGCAAACCGGTGCGAATTGATACTATCGTCATTTCTGCACAGCACCATCAAGATGCTGTTCCGGAACAGGTTGAAACAGACATGATTGAATATGTTATCCAACCGGTTGTTCCGGCGCATTTACTGGACGATGAGACCAATTATATCATTAATCCGACAGGGCGTTTTGTTATTGGCGGCCCACAAGGTGATGCAGGTCTGACGGGAAGAAAAATTATTGTTGACACATATGGCGGTTATGCACGTCATGGAGGCGGGGCATTCAGTGGGAAGGATTCGACGAAAGTGGATCGCTCAGCCGCGTATGCAGCACGGTATGTTGCAAAAAACATTGTTGCCGCAGATTTGGCAAAAACATGCGAAGTGCAACTTGCCTATGCAATCGGTGTTGCTGAGCCAGTATCAATTTCTATAAATACGTTTAACACCAGTGCGATGGACGAGGAAACGCTTGTGGATGCCATTCGGAAAACATTCGACCTTCGTCCGGCAGGTATCATACGCATGCTGGACTTACGGAAGCCAATTTTCAAAAACACTGCCGCATATGGTCATTTTGGACGGACGGATGTTTTATTCCCGTGGGAAAAAACCGACAAAGTAGATGAGTTGCAGGCATTGGTGAAAAACCGATAA
- a CDS encoding hydrolase — MERKKFYINLGSKEISQIKYDNNDEFTIYATTDEVQTLRYKLDNMNDADTRAFYRAHVPIMPYHNDESNDDYDNQITEAFRMVYELGDSVTKQHIESMGILSDHHM, encoded by the coding sequence ATGGAAAGAAAGAAATTTTATATCAATTTAGGCAGTAAGGAAATTTCACAAATTAAATATGACAATAATGATGAATTCACGATTTACGCAACAACGGATGAGGTACAAACACTCCGTTATAAACTCGATAATATGAATGATGCGGATACTCGAGCATTTTATCGTGCGCATGTGCCAATTATGCCTTATCATAATGATGAGTCCAATGATGACTACGATAATCAAATAACAGAAGCTTTCCGCATGGTTTATGAACTAGGAGATAGTGTGACAAAACAGCATATTGAATCGATGGGTATACTATCCGACCATCATATGTGA
- the pckA gene encoding phosphoenolpyruvate carboxykinase (ATP), with amino-acid sequence MKTKEDTLLTKDLLTHENIHSNLTVPHLVEKVLSRDEGVLSSTGAVSATTGEYTGRSPKDKYIVRDDTSEDVDWGETNQSIDEASFDQLLKKVTAYLHSKDELFRFQGFAGADENYRLPIQVINEYAWHNLFSRQLFITPTESELTEHQPEFTVISAPTFKADPEVDGTNSEVFVLISFKKRIVLIGGTEYAGEIKKSIFSIMNYLLPKRDVLSMHCSANIGQEGDVALFFGLSGTGKTTLSADPYRRLIGDDEHGWSPNGVFNIEGGCYAKCINLSKKKEPQIYHAIRFGSVLENVVLDKTSRDPDYDDTSLTENTRAAYPLENINNIVSPSVAGHPNTIIFLTADASGTLPPISKLTKEQAMYHFLSGYTSKLAGTERGVTMPQATFSACFGAPFLPLAPSAYAEMLGEKIDQYNSNVFLVNTGWTGGPYGTGERIKLSYTRAMVHAALEGELNNIETVTDSIFGLAAPMHVPGVPDEVLIPSNTWSDKEAYKAEAQSLAMKFHENFQKFTQASEAIHNAGPIYKG; translated from the coding sequence ATGAAAACAAAAGAAGACACATTGCTGACTAAAGATTTGTTAACACATGAAAATATCCATTCAAACTTAACTGTTCCACATTTAGTTGAAAAAGTATTGTCGCGTGATGAAGGCGTTTTAAGTTCGACAGGAGCTGTCAGTGCTACAACAGGAGAATACACAGGCCGTTCCCCGAAAGACAAATATATTGTACGTGATGATACTAGTGAAGATGTTGATTGGGGGGAAACCAACCAATCCATTGATGAAGCTTCCTTTGATCAACTGCTAAAGAAAGTGACTGCCTATTTGCATAGTAAAGATGAATTATTCCGATTCCAAGGTTTTGCTGGCGCAGATGAAAATTACAGGCTACCGATTCAAGTAATCAATGAATACGCATGGCATAACCTGTTTTCCCGGCAGCTGTTCATCACACCAACAGAAAGCGAATTGACAGAGCATCAACCGGAATTCACGGTAATATCCGCACCGACATTCAAAGCTGACCCGGAAGTAGACGGGACTAATTCCGAGGTGTTTGTTCTTATTTCTTTTAAAAAGCGGATTGTACTAATCGGCGGAACCGAATATGCCGGTGAAATCAAAAAATCCATTTTCTCTATCATGAATTACCTTTTACCCAAGCGTGATGTGTTATCCATGCACTGCTCGGCTAATATCGGCCAGGAAGGTGATGTAGCGCTGTTCTTCGGTCTGTCCGGAACCGGTAAAACGACACTTTCCGCTGATCCTTACCGGCGTCTGATTGGAGACGATGAACATGGCTGGAGCCCTAATGGCGTCTTTAATATCGAGGGTGGATGCTATGCCAAATGCATTAATTTATCCAAGAAAAAAGAACCGCAGATTTATCATGCCATCCGGTTTGGTTCCGTCTTGGAAAACGTTGTCCTTGATAAGACGTCACGCGATCCGGATTATGATGATACGTCCCTAACGGAGAATACACGGGCAGCATATCCGCTCGAAAACATCAACAATATCGTTTCACCTAGTGTTGCCGGACATCCAAATACCATCATTTTTCTGACCGCAGACGCTTCCGGTACCTTGCCGCCAATCAGTAAACTGACAAAAGAACAGGCAATGTATCATTTCCTAAGCGGCTACACAAGTAAACTAGCTGGAACCGAGCGTGGTGTCACCATGCCGCAAGCAACATTTTCTGCCTGCTTTGGCGCACCGTTCTTGCCTTTAGCACCATCAGCATACGCCGAAATGCTTGGTGAAAAAATTGATCAATATAATTCAAATGTATTTCTCGTGAACACCGGGTGGACTGGTGGGCCATATGGAACGGGTGAACGCATTAAGCTTTCCTATACAAGGGCAATGGTGCATGCAGCACTGGAAGGCGAATTAAATAATATCGAAACAGTTACAGATTCCATTTTTGGCTTAGCTGCACCGATGCATGTACCGGGGGTTCCGGATGAGGTACTGATTCCAAGTAATACTTGGTCCGATAAGGAAGCATATAAGGCAGAGGCACAATCATTAGCCATGAAGTTCCATGAGAATTTCCAAAAGTTCACACAGGCAAGTGAAGCAATCCACAACGCAGGTCCGATTTACAAAGGGTAA
- the ytkD gene encoding RNA deprotection pyrophosphohydrolase, whose translation MYIFKDFYRNEVKLSFNDHPFSKDPKHVLVICTHKNKWLLTKHKDRGLEFPGGKVEENEGARDAAIREVREETGGVIDSIRYIGQYVVAGKGGTIVKNVYAAEINALLPQTTYYETDGPILLDALPGDIKYRKSYSFIMKDDVLKHCLDYLEKIK comes from the coding sequence ATGTATATTTTTAAGGATTTTTATCGGAATGAAGTAAAATTGTCGTTTAATGATCATCCATTTTCTAAAGATCCAAAGCATGTGTTGGTAATATGCACACATAAAAATAAATGGCTGCTCACCAAACACAAAGACCGCGGTTTGGAATTTCCCGGTGGAAAAGTGGAAGAAAACGAAGGTGCACGTGATGCAGCCATCCGTGAAGTACGGGAGGAAACAGGGGGAGTAATTGATTCGATTCGTTACATAGGTCAATATGTTGTTGCTGGGAAGGGTGGAACAATCGTTAAAAATGTTTATGCGGCTGAAATAAACGCGCTGCTCCCTCAGACAACGTACTATGAAACGGACGGTCCCATCCTCCTTGACGCCTTACCAGGTGATATAAAGTATCGTAAGTCCTATAGCTTTATTATGAAAGATGATGTGCTGAAGCATTGCTTGGATTACCTCGAAAAGATTAAATAG
- the asnB gene encoding asparagine synthase (glutamine-hydrolyzing), protein MCGFIGMIRSNPATPSEEQKTAFKQRNNLMTHRGPDDEGYYHDAYVSLGFRRLSIIDLDSGQQPLSFDDEAIWLVFNGEIYNYVELRRDLIAEGFSFTTESDTEVIAALFKKYREKAFEHLRGMFSILVWDKEHEILYGARDPFGIKPLFYRETDEETVFASEKKSISFMTENEAVNPEALQHYLSFQFVPEPMTMTTRIQKVEPGHYFIKKPTEKMTQYRYWQASFNPVLMDKQDWMKRIQDVMYDSVNVHMRSDVPVGSFLSGGIDSTIIAAMAKEFNPDIKTFSVGFEREGYSEIDVAKETADKLGVENIAYRITPEEYVEKLPKIMWHMDDPLADPACVPLYFVAREARKHVTVVLSGEGADELFGGYNIYREPDSLKLFDNIPTPIKSLLARVADVMPEGVRGKSFLERGTTPLRDRYIGNAKMFEDDEKQKFLKSFRDDISYRQITEKLYNQVSEDPLVNQMQYIDIHTWMRGDILLKADRTTMANSLELRVPFLDKEVFRVASQLPPGLKIANGTTKSILREASRGIIPDHVLDRKKLGFPVPIRHWLKNELYDWAKRLIHESRTEHLLHKSYIYDLLDAHCQGKGDYSRKIWTVLMFMLWHQIFVEKEFDEEALSRPELDLGVITKTCQR, encoded by the coding sequence ATGTGCGGTTTTATTGGCATGATACGCAGCAACCCAGCTACACCAAGTGAAGAACAAAAAACTGCTTTTAAACAGCGAAATAATTTGATGACACATAGAGGCCCTGATGATGAAGGTTATTATCATGATGCGTATGTATCGCTTGGATTCCGACGTTTAAGCATCATCGACCTTGATAGTGGACAGCAGCCGTTAAGTTTTGATGATGAAGCAATCTGGCTCGTCTTCAATGGAGAAATCTATAATTATGTTGAATTGCGGCGTGACCTGATAGCAGAAGGCTTTTCGTTTACAACAGAATCGGACACTGAAGTCATTGCAGCCTTGTTTAAAAAATACAGGGAAAAAGCATTTGAACATTTGCGTGGGATGTTTTCGATTCTTGTTTGGGATAAAGAACACGAAATACTTTACGGTGCACGCGATCCATTCGGCATTAAACCGTTATTTTACCGGGAAACGGATGAAGAAACCGTGTTCGCATCTGAAAAGAAGAGTATTTCCTTCATGACGGAAAATGAAGCAGTTAACCCGGAGGCGCTGCAGCACTATTTGAGCTTCCAATTTGTCCCGGAGCCAATGACGATGACAACACGAATCCAAAAAGTAGAACCAGGGCACTACTTTATAAAAAAACCGACGGAAAAGATGACACAATATCGCTATTGGCAGGCATCATTCAATCCGGTACTAATGGACAAACAGGATTGGATGAAGCGTATTCAAGATGTGATGTATGATTCAGTCAATGTGCATATGCGCAGTGATGTTCCGGTCGGATCGTTTTTGTCCGGTGGTATTGACTCCACCATCATTGCGGCAATGGCAAAAGAATTCAACCCGGATATAAAGACATTTTCCGTTGGCTTTGAACGGGAAGGTTATTCTGAAATTGATGTTGCCAAGGAGACAGCAGACAAACTAGGGGTTGAGAATATCGCTTACCGCATTACTCCTGAAGAGTATGTGGAGAAACTTCCAAAAATCATGTGGCATATGGATGATCCACTTGCCGATCCAGCCTGTGTTCCTCTATATTTTGTGGCACGGGAAGCACGGAAACATGTCACAGTTGTTTTATCCGGCGAAGGAGCTGATGAACTGTTCGGCGGTTACAATATCTACCGGGAACCGGACTCCTTGAAACTGTTCGACAACATCCCGACCCCTATTAAAAGTTTGCTGGCAAGGGTGGCTGACGTTATGCCAGAGGGTGTACGTGGTAAGAGCTTCCTTGAGCGAGGGACAACCCCATTGCGCGACCGTTATATCGGTAACGCTAAAATGTTTGAAGATGATGAAAAGCAAAAGTTCCTGAAATCATTCCGGGACGATATATCTTACCGGCAAATAACGGAAAAGTTATATAATCAGGTAAGCGAGGATCCGCTCGTTAATCAGATGCAATATATCGACATTCATACGTGGATGCGCGGAGATATTTTATTAAAAGCGGATCGGACGACGATGGCCAATTCCCTTGAGCTCCGTGTTCCTTTTTTGGATAAAGAGGTATTCCGGGTGGCAAGCCAGCTGCCGCCAGGATTGAAAATTGCTAACGGGACGACTAAAAGTATTTTGCGTGAGGCCTCAAGAGGGATCATACCGGACCATGTGCTGGACCGGAAAAAGCTTGGTTTCCCTGTACCAATCCGCCACTGGCTGAAGAATGAGCTGTATGACTGGGCGAAACGGCTTATTCATGAAAGTCGGACAGAACATCTACTGCATAAATCATATATTTATGATCTACTTGATGCGCATTGCCAAGGTAAGGGAGATTACAGCCGTAAGATATGGACAGTGCTTATGTTTATGCTCTGGCATCAAATTTTTGTAGAGAAGGAATTTGACGAAGAAGCGTTATCTCGCCCTGAGCTTGACCTTGGGGTAATAACGAAGACCTGCCAGAGATAA
- a CDS encoding ABC transporter ATP-binding protein, whose protein sequence is MSFLTLDHVSHHYFSKKNYTKALDDVTFSIDEGEFVALLGPSGCGKSTILSIIARIVEHTTGNIYVNNQPLHQSDLDIGYMLQQDYLFPWKTIINNVLIGPKIRHDDSQETKEKAVNLLEQVGLSKIKDNYPDSLSGGMRQRVALVRTLITNPKVLLLDEPFSALDYQTKLKLEDLVWDLLQIYKKTSVLVTHDIGEAIAMSDRIMLMDANPGSIAKTFEVPVELRNEKPFLVRRHPKYQFLFDKIWGELNKNEAVPEQSKVVTSYNET, encoded by the coding sequence ATGTCATTTCTTACCTTAGATCATGTTTCACACCACTATTTTTCTAAAAAGAATTATACAAAAGCCCTCGACGACGTCACGTTTTCTATCGATGAAGGTGAATTCGTTGCATTACTGGGGCCAAGTGGGTGCGGAAAATCAACCATACTCTCCATCATTGCCAGAATCGTCGAACACACTACCGGTAATATTTATGTAAACAATCAGCCACTGCACCAATCCGATTTGGATATTGGCTATATGTTACAACAGGATTATTTGTTCCCTTGGAAAACAATTATTAATAACGTATTGATTGGACCTAAGATTAGACATGATGATTCACAAGAAACAAAAGAAAAGGCGGTGAATCTGCTCGAACAAGTCGGGCTTTCCAAGATAAAGGACAATTATCCAGACTCCCTATCTGGTGGAATGCGGCAGCGGGTAGCGCTTGTACGCACATTAATTACCAACCCAAAGGTACTATTATTAGATGAACCATTTTCAGCACTTGACTATCAAACAAAGCTGAAGCTAGAGGACTTAGTTTGGGATCTTCTCCAAATTTACAAGAAAACGTCCGTTCTCGTTACACACGACATTGGGGAGGCAATTGCCATGAGCGATCGTATCATGCTCATGGATGCAAACCCAGGTTCTATTGCCAAAACATTTGAAGTGCCTGTTGAATTGCGCAATGAAAAGCCATTTCTAGTACGACGACACCCTAAGTATCAATTTCTGTTCGATAAGATTTGGGGAGAATTGAATAAAAATGAGGCAGTTCCTGAGCAATCCAAGGTGGTGACATCCTACAATGAGACGTGA
- a CDS encoding class I SAM-dependent methyltransferase yields the protein MIKGIIHFSHHLLNEAIIEGDTVIDATCGNGHDTVFLSQAVGSSGHVYGFDIQEQAIINTKQRLSEYQLTNATIINDSHSNFIHHIPVDRLTRIGGAIFNLGYLPGSDKSVITKSETTILALEGILSHLKQNGLIVLVVYHGHEGGDQEKENLLRYVQLFDQKLYHVLYYGFINQKNDPPFIIAIQKRT from the coding sequence ATGATAAAAGGAATTATCCATTTTTCACATCATCTATTGAATGAAGCTATTATTGAAGGTGACACTGTTATTGACGCCACTTGCGGCAACGGGCACGACACCGTGTTTCTTAGTCAGGCAGTTGGCTCTAGTGGGCATGTTTATGGATTTGACATCCAGGAACAAGCCATTATCAATACGAAACAGCGCCTCTCTGAGTATCAGCTGACTAACGCAACGATTATTAACGACAGTCACAGCAATTTCATCCACCATATTCCCGTAGACCGACTGACAAGGATTGGTGGGGCTATTTTTAACCTAGGCTATCTTCCCGGAAGCGACAAATCAGTGATTACCAAAAGTGAGACGACTATTTTGGCGCTGGAAGGAATACTATCCCACCTTAAACAAAACGGGCTGATTGTGCTTGTTGTTTATCATGGACATGAGGGCGGTGACCAGGAGAAAGAGAATCTCCTGCGATATGTGCAACTGTTCGACCAGAAGCTGTACCATGTTTTATATTATGGATTTATTAATCAGAAAAACGATCCACCCTTTATTATTGCCATCCAGAAACGAACTTAA
- a CDS encoding ABC transporter permease, whose product MRRESDQQLFANYQLKIKREKKFVFTWQILILVAFFGLWELASNMNWIDPLIFSSPSEIYHVLIEKFTNGSMLTHLQVTLFETVLGFLIGTICGIILATILWSSEKFSRIMDPYLVILNAMPKVALGPIIIVAMGPGYLSIIAMGAIISVIITTLVVYSAFKEVDHNYIKVLKSFKATRWQIFREAIFPAAVPSMISTLKVNVGLSWVGVVVGEFLVSKKGLGYLIVYGFQVFDFSLVMSSLILIAVFAALMYKVVEQIEKTLMKHTR is encoded by the coding sequence ATGAGACGTGAATCCGATCAGCAACTGTTTGCAAACTATCAGCTTAAAATAAAACGCGAAAAAAAGTTTGTCTTTACCTGGCAGATTCTTATACTTGTTGCCTTTTTTGGTCTATGGGAACTTGCCAGCAATATGAATTGGATTGACCCGCTTATTTTCAGTTCACCTTCTGAAATTTACCATGTTCTAATTGAGAAATTCACTAATGGATCCATGCTGACACATCTTCAAGTAACATTGTTCGAAACAGTTTTAGGCTTTCTGATTGGAACCATATGCGGCATTATCCTTGCAACAATCTTATGGTCGTCAGAGAAGTTTTCGCGTATTATGGATCCCTATTTAGTTATTCTGAATGCTATGCCGAAAGTTGCCTTGGGTCCTATTATCATTGTTGCCATGGGTCCTGGCTATCTATCGATAATTGCAATGGGAGCCATTATTTCCGTCATCATTACAACATTAGTAGTTTACTCTGCATTTAAAGAAGTGGATCATAATTATATCAAAGTATTAAAAAGCTTCAAAGCAACCCGATGGCAAATTTTCAGAGAGGCTATTTTCCCGGCCGCTGTTCCGTCCATGATTTCCACGCTGAAAGTGAATGTCGGTCTATCTTGGGTAGGGGTCGTTGTCGGGGAGTTCCTTGTATCCAAAAAAGGACTTGGATACTTGATTGTTTATGGATTCCAAGTGTTCGACTTCTCCCTTGTTATGTCAAGTTTGATTCTTATTGCCGTATTTGCGGCGCTAATGTACAAAGTCGTTGAACAAATTGAGAAGACACTTATGAAGCATACGCGTTGA